The genomic window ATTACCTTGGGCAGAAGTTGGTATCAATGTTGCAGAAAGCTCAACCATCAATGCCGATCGCGCTGTGGTATTAGATCGTTACAAACAACATACCCAGCATTGTAGTAGTTGCCGTAATGCTTTGAAGAATATTGAGCGATCGCAAATCATCCTCCTGGCATATTTTGCCATTACTGTGGCTGCGGCTGCCATCCTTCCAGACAGCCTCAGACTGAAGTTAGGTTTACCTCTAGTAATTAGCGGAGTTTTAGGTCTTGTTGCTTATGCTTGGCTAAAATTCTGGCTAACTCCAAAATTTTACTTTGTAGACTACATTCACGCGGAAAGGTGATAGGTGATAGGTGACAGGTGATAGGTGATAGGTGACAGCTAATGCCCAATGCCTATTGACTTTTTCTAAAAAATCTGATCTAACTTTTGGAAGTCGCGCTGTATTTCTTCCCATAAGGTTTTATTATGGGGGTCGGTTTTTAAGGCTTTTTTGAGATAAACTCTGGCTTTTAGTAGTTGGTTTTCATTAATCAGGGCGCGTCCCCAAATTTGATAGGCGATCGCCTGCCATTGTCTCACTTCTGCGTCTTTGGGTAAACGTGCGGCTAAGGCTTCTGCTAAGGCGATCGCTTGGGGAAATCTCCTCTCTCTCAAGAATCTTTGCAGTTGTTCGTATGTCTTCCACTTTAGCCGTTGTTCGATTTCTACAATGTTCGGCGGTTGGGTGGTCGGTGGTTTCTCAGTTGTTGCGGTGGCTGTAGTTGTTTTTTGTGGCTGGGTGGTTTTCGTCTCTTCGCGTTTAGATGTAGAAGTAGGCGACTGCTTTGTCTGTGGGTTTGTCTCCTCTGGTGGGACGACAGTCAATAAAAATCTGTATGCCTCAGTCAAGGCAATAAATTTATCCTGAGCTT from Nostoc sp. UHCC 0870 includes these protein-coding regions:
- a CDS encoding J domain-containing protein, translated to MDLGDCYRLLGLRSGASFTDIKASYRRLAHQYHPDINPGDKKAQDKFIALTEAYRFLLTVVPPEETNPQTKQSPTSTSKREETKTTQPQKTTTATATTEKPPTTQPPNIVEIEQRLKWKTYEQLQRFLRERRFPQAIALAEALAARLPKDAEVRQWQAIAYQIWGRALINENQLLKARVYLKKALKTDPHNKTLWEEIQRDFQKLDQIF